One stretch of Arthrobacter polaris DNA includes these proteins:
- a CDS encoding GNAT family N-acetyltransferase has translation MIIRREHAGDRPEILALVEAAFPESVEARLLRELFGAREYLPELSLVAESNRGEILGHVITTRAWIGGANSLGXGPLAVLPEYRNQGVGTALMHASIAAANKLGEATIVLLGSADYFPRFGFVPADSLGIISPDPSWGSLFMALELDAFMPGPHGRFKYSQPFNAL, from the coding sequence ATGATTATTCGTCGTGAGCATGCGGGAGACAGGCCAGAAATTTTGGCTCTTGTGGAGGCTGCGTTTCCCGAATCGGTCGAGGCGCGGCTACTACGTGAGCTGTTTGGTGCCCGTGAGTACCTCCCTGAGTTATCTCTTGTTGCGGAGTCCAACCGGGGAGAAATTTTGGGCCACGTCATCACCACTCGCGCGTGGATCGGTGGCGCTAATTCTTTGGGATTNGGGCCCCTTGCGGTGCTTCCGGAATACCGAAACCAGGGTGTTGGCACGGCGTTGATGCACGCGAGCATCGCAGCAGCGAACAAGCTGGGTGAGGCCACCATCGTCTTGCTGGGCAGCGCTGACTATTTTCCTCGTTTTGGTTTTGTACCGGCAGATTCCCTGGGGATCATCTCCCCGGACCCGTCGTGGGGATCGCTTTTCATGGCGCTGGAGCTGGATGCCTTTATGCCGGGCCCGCATGGACGCTTCAAATATTCTCAACCGTTCAACGCTCTTTAG
- a CDS encoding acyltransferase family protein, producing the protein MFSLPYLAVILGRKGWANKGSEIIMISGPQKQRNISIDSLRGLAVVLMVAGHVVGSTGDTGMRVADESAWRWVYLMLEDVRMPLFTVLSGYVYAMRPLRQSSGYGRMLKGKARRLLVPLLLVGTFLYMSQAFLPGTNNAPPISEVWRVYLYGYGXFWFLLALXLIFMLVPAIDAFGGLRTPTRWAVVLGLAAVAFIVLPYRPSGGDFWPVSGALRLLPXFLLGYGLNIHAKVLHNRVLLLGAVMVIVGGLYLKVGFVNNQADHYALWSKSVAVLLGLSVLFTLLWFKDLVQVPWLAWLGQRSFGIYLPRFGTAGARILVERIGLG; encoded by the coding sequence GTGTTCTCCCTGCCATATCTGGCAGTTATCCTTGGCCGGAAAGGCTGGGCGAACAAGGGAAGCGAAATTATTATGATCTCGGGGCCTCAAAAGCAGAGAAATATTTCCATCGATTCCTTGCGTGGGTTGGCAGTGGTCTTGATGGTTGCCGGGCATGTTGTTGGCTCAACCGGGGATACTGGGATGAGGGTGGCTGACGAATCTGCCTGGCGATGGGTATACCTCATGCTCGAGGACGTACGGATGCCCCTATTCACCGTCCTTTCTGGTTACGTTTACGCGATGCGGCCACTGCGCCAGTCTTCCGGGTACGGGCGAATGCTCAAGGGCAAGGCGCGCCGATTACTGGTTCCATTACTGCTAGTTGGAACNTTTCTTTATATGTCGCAGGCATTTCTGCCCGGCACCAACAACGCGCCTCCAATATCTGAAGTTTGGCGTGTTTACCTCTACGGGTACGGACANTTTTGGTTCCTTCTGGCCTTGTTNTTGATCTTTATGCTTGTACCGGCCATTGATGCCTTCGGCGGGTTGCGGACACCTACGCGGTGGGCCGTAGTCCTAGGATTGGCTGCCGTTGCATTTATTGTTCTCCCATACCGTCCGTCAGGAGGGGACTTTTGGCCAGTTTCNGGCGCCTTGCGGCTGTTGCCCTTNTTCTTACTCGGCTACGGATTGAACATTCACGCAAAAGTTCTGCACAACCGGGTATTGCTTCTAGGTGCTGTGATGGTGATCGTGGGTGGGCTGTATCTCAAAGTTGGATTCGTTAACAACCAAGCAGATCACTATGCGCTCTGGAGTAAAAGCGTGGCTGTACTCCTAGGGCTGAGCGTCCTGTTCACTTTGCTTTGGTTCAAGGACCTGGTTCAAGTCCCATGGCTAGCATGGCTGGGGCAACGGTCGTTTGGAATCTATCTTCCACGTTTTGGTACTGCCGGTGCCAGGATTCTCGTGGAACGGATTGGNTTGGGATAG
- a CDS encoding Bax inhibitor-1/YccA family protein, with translation MALGGNPVFANNKNFKDTPTNKRAYVNGGADTMAAQAQFSAQQLQDMYNKPSANAAQTGRMTYDDVIMKTVFTLALVLVGAALGWMVPVLMWPGMIIGLVLGLVNSFKKEPSPALILGYAVFEGMFLGGISGILEASYPGIVVQAVLGTLSVFLVTLVLFRNAKIRATPKMTRFFIIALSGYALFSLINFFMMVFGVTNSPWGVRSMDIPGTNXPFGVVLGLFAIGLAAFSLIVDFTSIXKGVQNGLPTKYSWTAAFGLTVTLVWLYVEILRLLAILRGND, from the coding sequence ATGGCACTTGGTGGAAACCCGGTATTTGCCAACAATAAGAATTTCAAGGACACGCCTACTAATAAGCGTGCCTATGTCAATGGCGGTGCCGACACCATGGCTGCGCAGGCGCAGTTCTCCGCACAGCAGCTGCAGGACATGTATAACAAGCCGTCGGCCAATGCGGCACAGACGGGCCGGATGACGTATGACGACGTCATCATGAAGACTGTCTTCACCCTCGCCTTGGTCCTTGTGGGTGCCGCCCTTGGTTGGATGGTGCCGGTGCTGATGTGGCCGGGGATGATTATCGGTCTGGTCCTTGGCCTAGTGAACTCGTTTAAGAAGGAGCCCTCACCTGCCCTGATTCTTGGCTATGCCGTCTTTGAAGGAATGTTCCTCGGTGGGATCTCGGGCATCTTGGAAGCGTCGTACCCGGGCATCGTAGTTCAGGCAGTGCTGGGCACGTTGAGCGTGTTCCTCGTGACTTTGGTACTGTTCCGCAACGCCAAGATTCGCGCCACCCCGAAGATGACACGNTTTTTCATCATTGCACTCTCCGGCTACGCACTGTTCTCGCTGATCAATTTCTTCATGATGGTTTTCGGTGTCACCAATAGCCCTTGGGGCGTGCGCAGCATGGACATTCCAGGTACCAACATNCCCTTCGGTGTGGTTCTTGGTCTCTTCGCGATCGGACTGGCTGCCTTCTCACTGATCGTTGACTTCACCTCCATTGANAAGGGCGTCCAAAACGGCTTGCCCACCAAGTACTCCTGGACAGCGGCCTTCGGCCTGACCGTGACACTTGTCTGGCTGTACGTAGAGATCCTGCGCCTCTTGGCCATCCTGCGGGGTAACGACTAA
- a CDS encoding TerC family protein has translation MNVSPLIWGITIVLILALLAFDYFFHIRKAHIPTLREAAIWSSIYVAFALIFGVVVLVFGGPTMGGEYFAGYITEKALSVDNLFVFLVIMASFKVPREDQQKVLLFGIVFALIARTAFIFAGAALINTWSWMFYIFGIILLITAGNLLKEEDSGGDDADNFIIKLAKRFFNTSEHYDGDKLFTVVNGXKLLTPMLLVMVAIGGTDLLFALDSIPAIFGLTQNVYIVFTATAFSLMGLRQLYFLLDGLLDRLIYLSYGLATILAFIGAKLVLHALHENNLPFINGGESVPVVEISTAVSLIVIIGVLAVTIVASLISKSGKAQTVLNNARRHGDNYLDLDYTADSTERERVYDLLMVEQKTIQAMEPKYRDKHKDSEEILEQIIKVQQQHKDHLNT, from the coding sequence ATGAACGTTTCCCCTCTGATCTGGGGCATCACCATTGTTCTCATTCTTGCCCTNTTGGCTTTTGATTACTTTTTCCACATCCGCAAGGCGCACATCCCCACCCTGCGTGAGGCGGCCATTTGGTCTTCCATCTATGTCGCTTTCGCCCTTATTTTCGGCGTCGTTGTCTTGGTCTTCGGTGGCCCCACCATGGGCGGGGAATATTTTGCCGGCTACATCACTGAGAAGGCCCTGAGCGTTGATAACCTGTTTGTCTTCCTGGTCATCATGGCCAGCTTCAAGGTTCCCCGCGAAGACCAGCAGAAGGTGCTGCTCTTCGGCATTGTCTTCGCCCTGATCGCTCGCACCGCGTTCATTTTCGCCGGCGCAGCACTGATCAACACGTGGTCCTGGATGTTCTACATTTTCGGCATCATCTTGTTGATCACGGCAGGAAACCTGCTCAAGGAAGAAGACAGCGGCGGTGATGACGCGGATAACTTCATCATCAAGTTGGCCAAGCGTTTCTTCAACACCTCCGAGCACTACGACGGCGATAAGCTCTTCACCGTGGTCAACGGCAANAAGCTGCTAACTCCGATGCTGCTGGTCATGGTCGCTATTGGTGGCACCGATCTGCTCTTTGCGCTGGACTCGATCCCGGCAATCTTCGGCCTGACCCAGAACGTGTACATCGTCTTCACCGCCACGGCGTTCTCGCTCATGGGTCTGCGCCAGCTGTACTTCCTGCTTGACGGCCTCCTGGACCGGCTTATCTACCTCTCTTACGGCCTGGCCACCATCTTGGCCTTCATCGGTGCCAAGCTGGTCTTGCACGCCCTGCACGAGAACAACCTGCCGTTCATCAACGGTGGGGAATCCGTGCCCGTGGTTGAAATCAGTACAGCGGTATCGCTGATCGTGATCATTGGGGTGTTGGCAGTGACCATTGTTGCCTCCTTGATCAGCAAGTCCGGCAAGGCTCAGACGGTTCTGAACAACGCCCGCCGTCACGGTGATAACTACCTTGATCTGGACTACACCGCTGATTCAACCGAGCGCGAGCGGGTCTATGACCTGCTCATGGTTGAGCAGAAGACTATCCAGGCCATGGAGCCAAAGTACCGCGACAAGCACAAGGACTCAGAGGAGATCCTTGAGCAGATTATCAAGGTACAACAGCAGCACAAGGACCACCTGAACACGTAG
- the galK gene encoding galactokinase: protein MSASIDAAHVAQSXKDTFGATPDGVWTAPGRANLIGEHTDYNEGFVLPFAIDRAAAVAIRMRDDNTARLHSSYGEQATVTVDLTTLSHESMTGWTAYPLGVVWVMRQMGITIGGFDLFLHSTVPSGAGLSSSAAIDXAVATAFNELESAGLTLNELVLVGQRAENEVVGAPTGILDQSASLLSTDGHAVFLDCRSQESTLVPLDLAAAGLLILVVDTKVTHAHATGGYAARRASCELGAEVLGVPSLRDVSASDLPEAAGLLDQETYRRVRHIVTENQRVLDTVKVLADAGPGAIGALLSASHVSMRDDFEISCPELDLAVDTALAHGALGARMTGGGFGGSAIALTXASEEAPVRAAILAAFANAGFTAPEIFAVSXAPGARRVL, encoded by the coding sequence ATGAGTGCCTCCATTGACGCCGCCCACGTGGCCCAGTCTNTTAAAGACACCTTCGGCGCCACTCCCGACGGCGTGTGGACGGCCCCGGGCCGGGCGAACCTCATCGGTGAACACACCGATTACAACGAAGGCTTCGTGCTGCCTTTCGCCATTGACCGGGCCGCCGCAGTGGCCATCAGGATGCGCGATGACAACACCGCACGGCTGCACTCAAGTTATGGGGAGCAGGCCACAGTCACTGTTGACCTCACGACACTTTCACACGAGAGCATGACCGGCTGGACGGCTTATCCGCTGGGCGTGGTGTGGGTTATGCGCCAGATGGGCATCACCATTGGCGGCTTTGACCTGTTCCTGCATTCCACCGTCCCCTCAGGCGCAGGGCTGTCATCCTCTGCGGCCATCGATNGTGCCGTTGCTACGGCCTTCAACGAACTCGAATCGGCCGGGCTGACCCTGAACGAACTAGTTCTTGTGGGCCAGCGTGCCGAAAATGAAGTGGTCGGGGCACCCACCGGTATTTTGGATCAGTCAGCATCATTGCTTTCCACCGATGGGCACGCGGTATTCCTTGACTGCCGGAGTCAGGAATCCACCTTGGTTCCGTTGGATCTGGCCGCCGCCGGATTGCTCATCCTGGTGGTGGATACCAAGGTCACCCACGCACACGCCACGGGCGGCTATGCGGCCCGGCGTGCCTCCTGTGAGCTTGGCGCCGAGGTGCTTGGTGTCCCCTCGCTGCGCGATGTTAGCGCCTCCGATCTCCCCGAGGCGGCCGGGCTCCTTGATCAGGAAACGTACCGCCGTGTGCGCCATATTGTGACGGAGAACCAGCGCGTCTTGGATACTGTGAAGGTGTTGGCCGACGCCGGCCCGGGCGCCATTGGTGCCCTCCTGAGTGCAAGCCACGTCTCCATGCGGGACGACTTTGAAATCTCCTGCCCGGAGCTGGACCTTGCCGTAGATACCGCGCTGGCCCATGGTGCCCTGGGCGCCCGGATGACCGGTGGTGGCTTTGGTGGCTCTGCCATCGCGCTGACCNCTGCTAGCGAAGAGGCACCAGTGCGTGCGGCCATTCTGGCAGCGTTTGCCAACGCCGGGTTCACCGCACCTGAGATCTTTGCCGTCTCCNCCGCACCCGGCGCGCGACGAGTACTGTAG
- the galT gene encoding galactose-1-phosphate uridylyltransferase has protein sequence MTTATTTLLADGRELIYFDDGAVAKNHSAVDTRPLDARSEENTGELRFDALTGDWVAIAAHRQSRTYLPPADQCPLCPTTGANXSEIPESAYDVAVFENRFPSLGPAVGSVPENPLWGTRGRAFGRCEVVAFTPEHTGSFGRLSPERARTVIDAWAHRTEALSALPGVKQVFPXENRGQDIGVTLHHPHGQIYAYSYVPXRSQVMATAARTFYDAHNGEATLLGDILAKESESGERMIAQGKHFSAYVPFAAHMPLEIHLTPHRHVPDFAALNDGERDELALMYLDVLXALENLYDTPTPYIAAWHQAPIDQLLRPAGRFHLELTSXRRAADKLKFLAGSEAAMGAFINDTTXEQTAAMLRRSCAAVKAGQP, from the coding sequence ATGACCACCGCCACAACAACGCTCTTAGCCGACGGCCGCGAACTCATTTACTTTGACGACGGCGCCGTAGCCAAGAATCATTCGGCCGTGGACACGCGCCCGCTGGATGCCCGCTCGGAGGAAAACACCGGAGAGCTGCGCTTTGATGCACTGACAGGTGACTGGGTTGCCATTGCAGCGCATAGGCAGAGCCGCACTTACTTACCGCCAGCTGACCAGTGCCCGTTGTGCCCCACAACCGGTGCGAATCNNTCGGAGATCCCCGAATCTGCCTACGACGTAGCCGTGTTTGAGAACCGCTTCCCGTCCTTAGGCCCGGCTGTTGGCTCTGTGCCGGAAAATCCGCTCTGGGGCACACGGGGACGCGCTTTTGGGCGCTGTGAGGTTGTTGCGTTCACTCCGGAGCACACGGGGTCCTTTGGCCGCCTGTCACCTGAGCGAGCCCGCACAGTGATTGACGCTTGGGCGCACAGGACAGAGGCCCTGAGCGCACTGCCAGGAGTGAAGCAGGTGTTTCCTNTCGAAAACCGCGGCCAGGACATTGGGGTGACCTTGCACCATCCGCACGGGCAGATCTACGCATACTCCTATGTGCCCNCGCGCAGCCAGGTCATGGCTACCGCAGCCCGCACGTTCTACGACGCCCACAACGGCGAAGCCACCTTGCTAGGGGATATTCTCGCCAAGGAGTCCGAATCCGGTGAGCGCATGATCGCTCAGGGCAAGCACTTTAGCGCCTATGTTCCCTTTGCCGCGCACATGCCACTGGAAATCCATCTCACTCCGCACCGCCACGTGCCCGATTTTGCTGCCCTCAATGATGGCGAACGCGACGAACTAGCGCTCATGTACCTTGATGTCCTGGNNGCACTTGAGAATCTTTATGACACACCCACGCCCTATATTGCCGCCTGGCATCAGGCGCCGATTGATCAGCTGTTGCGCCCAGCCGGGCGCTTCCATCTTGAATTGACCTCCNCACGCAGGGCAGCGGACAAGCTGAAATTCCTGGCCGGTTCTGAAGCCGCCATGGGCGCGTTTATCAATGACACCACCNCCGAGCAGACTGCCGCCATGCTGCGCCGTTCCTGCGCAGCCGTGAAGGCAGGACAGCCATGA
- a CDS encoding DeoR/GlpR family DNA-binding transcription regulator, with protein MLAPERQARILKELQLHEAVRVADIAITLNVSEMTIRRDIEALDQNGLARKIHGGAMRLARLSALEPGFLVNVDKELDGKLAIARQALEMIQPGMTLAMTGGTTTYQLALVLAGELDRLRSLSVVTNSLKIAEILYRLQSDCDLKVIVTGGERTPSEALVGPIARMALNSLNTDICFMGVHGIDADRGLTTPNWLEAETNAAFIQATSRLVVLADSTKFHVRSLAAIAPLSAVDTIITDNSVSAASSELFTTLVPHFTPAPATGTTSIRKTS; from the coding sequence ATGTTGGCACCCGAGCGCCAGGCACGCATTCTCAAGGAGCTCCAGCTTCACGAAGCAGTGCGCGTGGCAGATATCGCAATCACCCTGAACGTCAGCGAAATGACGATTCGCCGCGACATTGAAGCACTCGATCAGAATGGGCTGGCCAGGAAAATCCACGGTGGCGCCATGCGCCTGGCCCGGCTCAGCGCCCTCGAACCGGGCTTCTTGGTCAATGTTGACAAAGAACTTGACGGGAAGTTGGCTATTGCCCGGCAGGCCCTGGAGATGATCCAGCCCGGCATGACACTGGCCATGACTGGTGGAACGACAACCTACCAACTTGCCCTGGTTCTGGCCGGNGAACTTGATCGCCTCCGCAGCCTGAGCGTTGTCACCAACTCGCTCAAGATCGCCGAGATACTCTACCGGCTCCAAAGCGACTGTGATCTGAAGGTCATCGTCACAGGCGGCGAGCGAACACCCTCCGAAGCCTTGGTAGGCCCCATTGCCCGCATGGCGTTGAACAGCCTCAATACTGACATTTGCTTCATGGGCGTCCATGGCATCGACGCAGACCGCGGGCTGACAACCCCNAACTGGCTTGAGGCCGAAACAAATGCTGCGTTCATCCAGGCCACCTCACGCCTTGTAGTCCTTGCCGACAGCACCAAGTTCCACGTCCGTTCGCTGGCCGCCATTGCTCCTCTGAGCGCCGTTGACACCATCATTACTGACAACTCAGTCAGTGCAGCCTCCAGCGAATTGTTCACCACCTTGGTTCCCCACTTCACCCCGGCACCGGCCACCGGCACCACATCAATCAGGAAGACTTCATGA
- a CDS encoding aldose epimerase → MTTPHDRAGVPAATGTQFTLRRGNATAIIASLAAGLRHYDRESVALVESYPLDSIAPGAAGITLAPFANRVDGGLXELDGVAQQLDITEVDRHNAIHGLLRNTGYHALESSESQVLLEAVIHPQHGYPFLTRHHVRYELDTAGHLRVSQTLFNDSTRPAPFVLGAHPYFTLGTVAPEELRIRVNAATYLSADERMIPTGHQKVSGRYDLRHGKAVPESLMDTAFTELLTDDGVGRHTLYASDGRSVSLFHDGSVSHVHVYITDQFPGKTLAIAMEPMTGPANAFNSGDGLRWLDPGTSFTMNWGIESLL, encoded by the coding sequence ATGACAACTCCCCATGACAGAGCAGGAGTACCGGCGGCCACCGGAACACAGTTCACTTTGCGCCGCGGTAACGCCACCGCCATTATTGCCTCCTTGGCGGCAGGACTGCGCCATTATGACAGGGAATCGGTGGCGCTGGTTGAAAGTTACCCGCTGGATTCCATCGCCCCTGGAGCGGCGGGAATTACCCTGGCTCCGTTTGCAAACCGTGTGGACGGTGGGTTGTGNGAGCTCGACGGGGTGGCGCAACAGCTGGACATCACTGAAGTTGACCGGCATAACGCCATCCACGGATTGTTGCGCAACACTGGTTATCACGCCCTGGAATCGAGCGAATCACAGGTGCTTCTAGAAGCCGTGATCCATCCGCAACACGGGTACCCGTTTCTGACCCGCCACCATGTCCGCTATGAGCTGGATACAGCGGGCCATTTGCGGGTGTCCCAGACCTTGTTTAACGATTCCACCCGTCCGGCNCCCTTTGTTCTTGGCGCCCACCCGTACTTCACCCTCGGTACCGTNGCCCCGGAGGAATTGCGCATCCGCGTCAATGCCGCCACCTACCTCAGTGCTGATGAGCGCATGATCCCCACAGGCCACCAGAAGGTGTCAGGTCGCTATGACCTGCGCCATGGCAAAGCTGTCCCGGAGTCGCTGATGGATACGGCGTTCACTGAACTGCTGACGGACGACGGCGTTGGCCGGCACACGCTCTATGCCTCGGACGGGCGCAGCGTGAGCTTGTTCCATGACGGAAGCGTCAGCCATGTGCACGTCTACATCACAGATCAGTTCCCCGGCAAGACGTTAGCCATCGCCATGGAACCCATGACCGGCCCGGCTAACGCGTTTAATTCAGGGGACGGTCTGCGATGGTTGGACCCGGGGACATCCTTCACCATGAACTGGGGCATTGAATCGCTCCTGTGA
- a CDS encoding AI-2E family transporter: MTPVQHDSERNSSNAPSGGPLGMRVAGAWSWRVGAILIVGAMIVWLLGQFTVLIVPLMVATILASLLRPIVKWLKHVGVPQGLSVAIAEGGLIAIVLGGLFLVGKQMVEGFSDLSQQAITGLIQIQDWLATGPFGLSNDQMTQYLNDALAALQNNSNVILSSALGVGTGVTHFTVGLLLTLFILLFFLLEGQDIWAFVVKFFPRRARPAVDGAGRRGWVSLGSYARVQIXVAAVDAIGIGAGAAIIQVPLALPLGVLVFLGSFIPVVGALVTGAVAVLLALVANGWVNALIMLGIVLLVQQVESNALQPFIMGKAVSLHPVAVILAVAAGSGIAGILGALFAVPLLAVANSFIRYIAERGWENDPDLPDIYPLVQTVPDEETSGSGTESQPANP; this comes from the coding sequence ATGACGCCCGTACAACATGATTCAGAGCGCAACTCTTCGAACGCCCCTTCNGGTGGTCCCCTGGGGATGCGCGTGGCTGGAGCATGGTCCTGGCGGGTAGGGGCAATTCTCATCGTNGGGGCCATGATCGTGTGGCTGTTGGGTCAATTCACCGTCTTGATCGTNCCCCTCATGGTGGCAACAATCCTCGCCTCCTTGCTGCGGCCAATTGTTAAGTGGCTCAAGCACGTTGGTGTGCCACAAGGCCTCAGCGTCGCCATCGCCGAGGGTGGCCTAATCGCGATCGTGCTCGGTGGATTATTCCTGGTTGGCAAGCAAATGGTGGAAGGNTTTTCGGATCTGAGCCAACAAGCCATCACTGGTTTGATCCAGATCCAGGACTGGCTGGCCACCGGACCGTTTGGACTCAGCAATGACCAAATGACGCAGTATCTCAACGATGCCCTTGCGGCGTTGCAAAATAACTCCAACGTCATTCTAAGCAGCGCTTTAGGAGTGGGCACCGGCGTGACCCATTTTACCGTGGGACTGCTGCTGACCCTGTTCATTTTGCTGTTCTTCCTCCTTGAAGGACAGGACATTTGGGCATTCGTTGTCAAGTTTTTCCCGCGCCGGGCCCGGCCCGCTGTCGATGGCGCCGGTCGCCGTGGTTGGGTGTCACTGGGCAGCTACGCGCGTGTGCAAATTTTNGTAGCCGCCGTTGATGCGATCGGCATTGGTGCTGGCGCCGCCATCATCCAGGTTCCCTTGGCGCTTCCCCTCGGTGTCCTGGTTTTCTTGGGTTCCTTCATCCCCGTAGTNGGGGCGCTTGTCACCGGAGCTGTGGCAGTCCTTCTAGCACTGGTAGCCAACGGCTGGGTCAACGCGTTGATCATGCTCGGTATTGTCCTTCTCGTGCAACAAGTTGAAAGCAACGCCCTTCAGCCGTTCATCATGGGCAAGGCGGTCTCACTTCACCCCGTCGCGGTCATCTTGGCCGTTGCCGCTGGCTCGGGAATCGCCGGAATTCTCGGTGCCTTGTTCGCCGTCCCTCTGCTGGCCGTGGCCAATTCCTTCATCCGCTATATTGCAGAGCGCGGCTGGGAAAACGATCCCGATCTGCCAGATATCTACCCTCTTGTACAAACGGTACCTGACGAGGAAACCAGCGGTTCCGGTACAGAAAGCCAGCCAGCAAACCCCTAA